One segment of Belonocnema kinseyi isolate 2016_QV_RU_SX_M_011 chromosome 7, B_treatae_v1, whole genome shotgun sequence DNA contains the following:
- the LOC117176628 gene encoding tigger transposable element-derived protein 4-like, translating to MTGIEKLKLVVIGKSQKPRCFKKRKVESLPVTYTNNKKAWMTSAVYESWIFDLDKKISNQKRKVLLFVDNCLVHPKILSHELKEIRVVFLPPNITSKLQPMDQGIIKNAKYYYWRSVMRRNLRNLESGKEMNNVNLLNAIEMLYKVVDETVVEESPPECFRYQKLFSVTYAIEFQNFVNVDSDIITTSYPTDIEMLNSTKFQEESNDLSEEEADSDDDVESSPNNLSQATDELKILRKYIREQPGTTDEIF from the exons ATGACtggaatagaaaaattgaaactgGTAGTGATTGGAAAATCGCAGAAGCCAAGATGTTTCAAGAAAAGGAAAGTTGAATCATTACCAGTTACATATACGAACAATAAAAAAGCATGGATGACGTCAGCTGTCTATGAATCTTGGATTTTCgacttggataaaaaaatttccaatcaaaagagGAAAGTGCTACTCTTTGTCGACAATTGTCTTGTGCACCCTAAGATTCTTTCACATGAACTAAAAGAAATTCGGGTGGTTTTCCTGCCGCCAAATATCACATCCAAACTGCAGCCAATGGACCAGGGAATCATCAAAAACGCCAAATATTATTATTGGAGAAGTGTAATGCGAAGAAATTTGCGAAACTTGGAATCGGGAAAAGAGATGAACAACGTCAATCTTCTGAATGCCATTGAAATGCTGTATAAG GTGGTGGACGAAACAGTCGTGGAAGAAAGTCCACCAGAGTGTTTTCGATATcagaaacttttttctgtgacgTATGCAATTGAATTCCAAAACTTTGTTAACGTGGACTCTGATATTATTACCACATCTTATCCGACTGATATTGAAATGCTAAATTCTACAAAGTTTCAAGAAGAATCTAATGATTTAAGTGAAGAAGAAGCAGATAGTGATGACGATGTGGAATCATCGCCAAATAATCTTTCCCAAGCCACGgatgagttaaaaatattaaggaaatATATTCGAGAACAACCCGGAACTACAGATGAGATTTTTTAG